ACCGTGCCGGGAGTCAGACATTATGCCGACGAGCATGTGCAGTTCGGCGGTGCCGGCATCACGGTAGTCGATTTTGACTAATCTGTAAACAAAACATCCGAAGAACTTGTTCTCATTTAGAAAACCACTACCTTTGCTACGGTGGTTTTCTAAAACGAGAATAAAGCATGAAAAATAATCTATTAAGCGAAAAACTCATTTACACAGGAGACAGCCAAACTCCTACCCATATCCATCTTTGTACGTACAATACAACCGAGATGCAGGAGAAGTCCGGCAACACATTCCAATCCGTCAAAGACACATTGGATAACGCACGAATCAACTGGCTGCAAGTGCATGGGCTGAAAGATACGGAAGCAATCCGCGAAATCTGCAGTCATTTTGAAATAGACTTCCTTGTATTGCAGGATATTCTGAATGCCAAACACCCCACCAAAATCGAAGAGCACGACAAATATATAGTCTTGATTTTGAAATTATTCTACCCGAATGCACATAAGGAAGAGGACGAATTGGACGAACTGCTCCAACAGCAAGTATGCATTATCCTCGGTAGTAATTATGTACTGACTTTCCTCGAAAAGGAAACCGACTTCTTCGACGATGTCAATGCGGCCTTGCGCAACGATGTGCTGAAAATACGCAGCCGGCAGACAGATTATCTGCTCAGCGTATTATTGAACAGCGTAATGGCGAACTACATCTCGACTATCTCCTCTATCGATGATGCTCTTGAAGACCTGGAAGAGGAACTGCTCACCATCACGGAAGGCAACGACATCGGTGTTCAGATTCAGGCACTCCGGCGCCAGTATATGTTGATGAAAAAATCAATCCTTCCGCTGAAAGAACAGTACGTGAAACTGCTGCGTGCTGAAAACCTGCTTATCCATAAAGTGAACCGCGCTTTCTTTAATGATGTGAACGACCACCTGCAGTTCGTACTGCAAACCATCGAAATCTGCCGGGAAACGCTTTCTTCATTGGTCGACCTTTATATCTCCAACAACGATTTACGGATGAACAACATCATGAAACGGCTGACTATCGTATCCACTATTTTCATTCCTCTGACCTTCCTGGCCGGAGTATGGGGAATGAACTATAAATGGATGCCCGAATTAGATTGGCGATATGGTTATTTATTTGCCTGGTTTGTGATGGGAATTATCGGTATTATCGTATATTTGTTCTTCAAAAAGAAAAATTGGTATTAACGAAAACCACACTTTCAGTCATGAAATCAATCAAAGAGCTATACAGGATAGGCACAGGCCCTTCCAGTAGCCACACAATGGGACCACGTAAAGCTGCTGAAATGTTTCTAGAGCGTCATCCGGATGCCGCTTCTTTTAAAGTCACCCTCTATGGCAGTTTGGCCGCTACGGGAAAAGGGCACATGACAGATGTAGCCATCATAAACACTCTGCAACCTGCCGCTCCGGTAGAAATCGTATGGCAGCCCAAAGTATTCCTGCCTTTCCACCCTAATGGAATGACATTTGCAGCCTTTGACGCTAATAATAAAGTTACCGAGAACTGGACTGTTTACAGCATAGGCGGTGG
This portion of the Bacteroides acidifaciens genome encodes:
- the corA gene encoding magnesium/cobalt transporter CorA, with translation MKNNLLSEKLIYTGDSQTPTHIHLCTYNTTEMQEKSGNTFQSVKDTLDNARINWLQVHGLKDTEAIREICSHFEIDFLVLQDILNAKHPTKIEEHDKYIVLILKLFYPNAHKEEDELDELLQQQVCIILGSNYVLTFLEKETDFFDDVNAALRNDVLKIRSRQTDYLLSVLLNSVMANYISTISSIDDALEDLEEELLTITEGNDIGVQIQALRRQYMLMKKSILPLKEQYVKLLRAENLLIHKVNRAFFNDVNDHLQFVLQTIEICRETLSSLVDLYISNNDLRMNNIMKRLTIVSTIFIPLTFLAGVWGMNYKWMPELDWRYGYLFAWFVMGIIGIIVYLFFKKKNWY